The following is a genomic window from Manihot esculenta cultivar AM560-2 chromosome 9, M.esculenta_v8, whole genome shotgun sequence.
TATATTTATGGTTTTTCTCATTTCTATTTTGTCCAATTCACCCCTgccatttattattattattgttattatttttcgaAATGTCTGATGCTCAGCTTTTAACTTTCTGCATTTTATAGATAACTAAAGGGCTCCTGGAGAAGTATGGTCCAGAAAGGGTTCTTGATACTCCAATTACTGAGGTTACCTTTTTTAGTGTACCTTACTAGTATTCTCTGAGGAGCTATTGTTTCTCAGTGATAGTTGTTGACTTACCATCATctatattattttgtatttaatagGCTGGATTTACTGGCATTGGAGTTGGTGCTGCTTACTATGGTCTGAAGCCAGTTGTGGAGTTTATGACAATTAACTTCTCTTTGCAGGTTAGTGCCTCGGTGGTTTTAATATGCTGTATATAGTTTGTTAATACTCTAGGAGATATtctggttttgatgttttagctAAATATTCTTTCACAATTGTGCATGTTTTATGCAGGCAATTGATCATATAATTAATTCTGCTGCAAAATCCAATTACATGTCTGCTGGTCGGATTTCTGTGCCCATAGTTTTCAGGGGACCAAATGGTGCTGCTGCAGGAGTTGGTGCCCAACACTCTCAAGTATGGTTCCTCATGTTTTCTTCTCTAAATGTTGTTTTTTTTACTCTCTACGTATGTATATGATTTTTATGGTACACATTCTTCTTAGTTTTGGGGTTGAGATGTTCCTCAGATGAGGTGCTTGTGCTATGTCTTAACTTATTTCCAATTCTGCCCTGCTTCTAGAGGCATAGTTGGGACTCATTTTATAGAGGGACATTTGATGATGAGTTGTTTGGATTGCCTTGCACTTCGCAGTGTTACGCATCATGGTATGCTTCCTGCCCTGGGTTGAAAGTGCTGGCCCCATACTCATCTGAAGATGCTCGTGGACTGCTAAAAGCTGCCATAAGGGACCCTGATCCTGTTGTTTTTCTTGAAAATGAGTTATTGTAAGCAGCTTTTATGAAATGGTGACCATAATGTTTGTTTGAATGTATTATGTTATTGTCAGGAGTATTGATGAATGTACTCTTCTTCAGATATGGTGAGTCATTTCCTGTGTCAGCTGAAGTTCTTGACTCCAGTTTTTGCCTTCCAATAGGAAAAGCTAAGGTATCCACTCTGAAGTCTACAAAAGTATACCTCTCAATGTTTATGCAGTTGGTTATTCTCTTACTAtgcttatttttctttcaacatGTATCTGATCATCTACTTTCTTTCAACAGATCGAGAGAGAAGGGAAGGATGTGACTATCACAGCCTTCTCGAAAATGGTGGGCTATGCTCTCAAGGTTTGTTTCCGTGCTTTAAACtcttcatataaaaatatatctgATCTGCATATGGTACGATGTgttatatttcattaaaataagaTTTAGCAGATAGGCGCTCAACCAGATGTTATcatcagaaattaaaaaaaaagaaagaatatgTGATGGGTTTATGGCTGTTCCTTAAGTTGCATGTATTGATAGGCCTGCTGGCTTTTGTAATATTTATGCATTATTGTTCTTGAGCCTCCTATTCTGGGACTATCTATGCCGAATGACCTATTGGTACTTCACTCTGTAGCTCTCGTTGGATGCATTTTGCACAGCATAGAGAACTATTTGTTTGAGGAACTGTTTGTGCTATTGGGTGTTTTTTTTTCCCTCCCTTTTCCATATGGAAATTATTCATTTCTTTGTTACAGGCAGCTGAGATACTTGCAAAGGAAGGAATCATTGCTGAGGTAAGCCAATCTTAAAAGTGAATGGAGCCCTAGCTAACAGTTGTATTTCAAGTTCTGGAAAGTAATGCTACTCTTGTTGATACAGGTTATAAATTTGCGTTCCATTAGGCCACTAGATAAACACACAATCAACGCTTCAGTCCGGAAAACCAACAGACTGGTGACAGTTGAAGAAGGATTCCCTCAGCATGGTATTGGGGCTGAAATCTGGTTTGCATCTTTCCACCAATCTCTTTAACCTCTGATGTTGAACTAGTCTGTCCCATATATAGTTATGATATGTGTTCTCTTCCTTCAAAATAGTGCATCTATTATTGAGGAGAGCTTCAGTTATCTTGATGCACCAGTTGAGAGAATTGCTGGAGCTGATGTTCCCATGCCTTATGCAGCCAATCTTGAGAGAATGGCTGTACCTCAG
Proteins encoded in this region:
- the LOC110623688 gene encoding pyruvate dehydrogenase E1 component subunit beta-1, mitochondrial, whose protein sequence is MLGIIRQKAFGMSLQTIRPAASVWRGYSSAAKEMTVRDALNSALDEEMSADPKVFLMGEEVGEYQGAYKITKGLLEKYGPERVLDTPITEAGFTGIGVGAAYYGLKPVVEFMTINFSLQAIDHIINSAAKSNYMSAGRISVPIVFRGPNGAAAGVGAQHSQCYASWYASCPGLKVLAPYSSEDARGLLKAAIRDPDPVVFLENELLYGESFPVSAEVLDSSFCLPIGKAKIEREGKDVTITAFSKMVGYALKAAEILAKEGIIAEVINLRSIRPLDKHTINASVRKTNRLVTVEEGFPQHGIGAEICASIIEESFSYLDAPVERIAGADVPMPYAANLERMAVPQVEDIVRAAKRACYRSAPMAAAQ